One region of Oxalobacteraceae bacterium OTU3CAMAD1 genomic DNA includes:
- a CDS encoding patatin-like phospholipase family protein, whose protein sequence is MSSPITIRLGQRARQRISAEGMQAADIAIIPAAAGGPKGLILNGLDQWLFGSWLKAAPRPRKLVGASIGAWRMAASAFDDPAAAHKRLAHLYAHQRYPARVTAAYVSQTCRALLDELLDGRAAEAVDHPHHHVSVLTARGTGALARANGVRWREMAGFLLAAAGNAVSRDRLAGAMERVIFHNRRDDAHWLRDPFDAFAGHFVDLSAANLRDALLASGSIPLVLEAVTAIAGAPDGAYWDGGLIDYHLHLPYQRDPGLVLYPHFSDYIVPGWLDKSMPWRRAGEGDPALGNLILVSPSASFVATLPNGKPPDRKDFTAYGQNHAARIRDWTRAIAESERMAEAFARWCEKPDIKATLSF, encoded by the coding sequence ATGTCGTCGCCAATTACTATCCGCCTCGGTCAACGCGCACGCCAACGCATCTCCGCCGAGGGCATGCAAGCGGCCGACATCGCCATCATCCCGGCCGCCGCCGGCGGCCCCAAAGGCCTGATCCTCAACGGCCTCGATCAATGGCTGTTCGGCTCCTGGCTCAAAGCGGCCCCGCGTCCGCGCAAGCTGGTTGGCGCCTCGATCGGCGCCTGGCGCATGGCCGCTTCCGCCTTCGACGATCCGGCCGCCGCCCACAAACGCCTGGCCCACCTGTACGCCCACCAGCGCTATCCGGCCAGGGTCACCGCCGCCTACGTCAGCCAGACCTGCCGCGCGCTGCTCGACGAACTGCTCGACGGCCGCGCCGCCGAAGCGGTCGACCATCCCCACCACCACGTCAGCGTGCTGACCGCGCGCGGCACCGGCGCGCTGGCGCGGGCCAACGGCGTGCGCTGGCGCGAGATGGCCGGCTTCCTGCTGGCCGCCGCCGGCAACGCCGTCTCTCGCGACCGCCTGGCCGGGGCGATGGAACGCGTGATCTTCCACAACCGCCGCGACGACGCGCACTGGCTGCGCGACCCGTTCGACGCCTTCGCCGGCCATTTCGTCGATCTGTCGGCGGCCAACCTGCGCGATGCGCTGCTGGCCTCCGGTTCCATCCCGCTGGTGCTGGAGGCGGTGACGGCCATCGCCGGCGCGCCCGACGGCGCCTACTGGGACGGCGGCTTGATCGACTATCACCTGCACCTGCCCTACCAGCGCGACCCCGGCCTGGTGCTGTACCCGCACTTCAGCGACTACATCGTGCCCGGCTGGCTGGACAAGTCGATGCCGTGGCGCCGCGCCGGCGAAGGCGACCCCGCCCTCGGCAACCTGATACTGGTCTCGCCGTCCGCATCCTTCGTCGCCACGCTCCCCAACGGCAAACCGCCGGACCGCAAGGATTTCACCGCCTACGGCCAGAACCACGCCGCCCGCATCCGCGACTGGACGCGCGCCATCGCCGAGAGCGAACGCATGGCCGAAGCCTTCGCCCGCTGGTGCGAAAAGCCCGATATAAAGGCAACATTGTCTTTTTAG
- a CDS encoding efflux transporter outer membrane subunit, with product MLGATLLSACSLAPTYKRPDAPVAAAFPADDAGKAAKTGAAPSAATNQRDAIDTGWREYFNEPRLQQLIAAALENNRDLRTAALRIEEARALYNVQSADRLPNLNASVGATRAKTPATVSPTGESTIGRRVDAGLSISSFELDFFGRVKSLNDAALAAYLATDEARQAAQISLVAQVAQAYFTERAYAEQYALAQQSYEARARTYKLTQQRAEVGASSRLDLRSNETLMETARAAALTLARQRAQAENALTLLVGQPSATGAAGTNAGAMPTDSQIDALSAVPAGLPSDLLARRPDIRAAEQRLKSANANIGAARAAFFPRISLTAAIGSTSPTLGGLFDSGTGSWSFAPQLVLPIFDAGRNRANLTLTEVRKNIAVADYEKTIQTAFREVADALAARDYLGEQVAAQRAVQDAQADRLKLSQLRFDNGVASSLDVLDAQRELFSAQQSLVQARLLRTTSAIDLYRALGGGIK from the coding sequence ATGCTGGGCGCGACGCTGCTGTCGGCCTGCTCGCTGGCGCCGACTTATAAGCGTCCCGACGCCCCGGTGGCCGCCGCCTTCCCGGCCGACGACGCCGGCAAGGCCGCAAAGACCGGCGCGGCGCCATCCGCCGCAACCAACCAGCGCGATGCCATCGACACCGGCTGGCGCGAGTACTTCAACGAGCCACGCCTGCAACAGCTGATCGCGGCCGCGCTGGAGAACAACCGCGACCTGCGCACCGCCGCGCTGCGCATCGAAGAGGCGCGCGCGCTGTACAACGTGCAGTCGGCCGACCGCCTGCCCAACCTGAACGCCAGCGTCGGCGCCACCCGCGCCAAGACGCCCGCCACGGTATCGCCCACCGGCGAGAGCACGATCGGCCGCCGCGTCGACGCCGGCCTGTCGATCTCCTCGTTCGAGCTCGATTTCTTCGGCCGCGTGAAAAGCCTGAACGACGCCGCGCTGGCGGCCTACCTGGCCACCGATGAGGCGCGCCAGGCGGCGCAAATCAGCCTGGTCGCGCAAGTGGCGCAGGCTTACTTCACCGAGCGTGCCTACGCCGAGCAGTATGCGCTGGCGCAGCAAAGCTACGAGGCGCGCGCCCGCACCTACAAGCTCACGCAGCAGCGCGCCGAAGTGGGCGCCTCGTCGCGGCTGGACCTGCGCTCCAACGAAACGCTGATGGAGACGGCGCGCGCCGCCGCGCTGACCCTGGCGCGCCAGCGCGCGCAAGCCGAAAACGCCCTGACCCTGCTGGTCGGCCAGCCTTCGGCCACCGGCGCCGCCGGCACGAATGCCGGCGCCATGCCGACCGACAGCCAGATCGATGCGCTCAGCGCCGTGCCGGCCGGGCTGCCGTCCGACCTGCTGGCGCGCCGGCCCGACATCCGCGCCGCCGAACAGCGGCTCAAATCGGCCAACGCCAACATCGGCGCCGCGCGCGCGGCCTTCTTCCCGCGCATCAGCCTGACGGCGGCGATCGGCAGCACCAGCCCGACCCTGGGCGGGCTGTTCGACAGCGGCACCGGCAGCTGGTCGTTCGCGCCGCAACTGGTGCTGCCGATCTTCGACGCCGGCCGCAACCGCGCCAACCTGACCCTGACCGAAGTGCGCAAGAACATCGCGGTGGCCGACTACGAGAAGACCATCCAGACCGCCTTCCGCGAGGTGGCCGACGCGCTGGCCGCGCGCGACTACCTGGGCGAACAGGTCGCCGCGCAACGCGCGGTGCAGGATGCGCAGGCGGACCGCCTGAAGCTGTCGCAACTGCGCTTCGACAACGGCGTCGCCAGTTCGCTCGATGTGCTGGACGCGCAGCGCGAGCTGTTCAGCGCGCAGCAATCGCTGGTGCAGGCGCGCTTGTTGCGCACGACCAGCGCGATCGACCTGTATCGCGCCTTGGGCGGCGGCATAAAATAG
- a CDS encoding efflux RND transporter permease subunit, with product MAKFFIDRPVFAWVIALFILIGGALSITLLPVAQYPTIAPPSIVIDANYPGATAQILDDAVTSVIEQEMNGADGLQYVESVSDGNGAVSITVTFLPGTNPDLASVDVQNRIKRVESRLPQAVTQQGVNVNKARSNILMFVGASSTDGKMDTAAIGDYLARNVVNEIKRLPGVGQAQLFGTERAMRIWIDPAKLLGLRLTMAEVTAAIRAQNAQVTAGTLGDLPSPESQAYAAPIVVQGQMTSPEEFGKIVLRANTNGSFVRLSDVARIEMAGANFSRSARLDGKPFVAVAVQQSLTGNALATATLVRAKMDELSKFFPPGLKYTVPYDTSTFVKISIEEVVKTLFEAVLLVFIVMYIFLQNLRYTLIPTIVVPIALMGTFAVMQLAGFSINVLTMFGMVLAIGILVDDAIVVVENVERIMSEEGLSPRDATRKAMSQITGAIVGITLVLIAVFIPMAFFGGAVGAIYRQFSLAMVSAMVFSALMALTLTPALCATILKPVEAGHHIEKKGFFGWFNRKFAVTATGYQGMIAKMLTRTGRFMIVFLLICGVVGWLYARLPSSFLPNEDQGYIIANVQLPPGASRSRTEAVLAQVEDYLHKQPAVARTIAVAGFSFSGAGQNVGLVFVPLKDWSERGPDDAADKVAARALRALSGIADAVVFPLSPPPIRELGNATGITARLQDRAGAGHAGLLDARNQLLSLAGKSEILKGVRPEGLEDAPQLQIDVDRDKANALGVAFADINSLLSVGLGSSYVNDFTSSGRQQRVIVQADAPQRLQPEDLMRLNVRSASGGMVPMSAFASTRWINGPVQLVRYNGYPAIKLTGDAAPGRSTGEAMAELERLATQLPPGFSIEWTGQSLEEKTSGSQAPALFALSMLAAFLVLAALYESESIPVAVLLVVPLGILGALLGAHIRDLPNDVYFKVGLIAIIGLSAKNAILIIEFAKDLQAQGMGLIEATLEAVHLRFRPIIMTSLAFILGVLPLVIATGAGSASQRAIGTGVMGGMITATVLAVFLVPVFFVVIRRIFKGSERQRKLAAHEMDDKKHETYD from the coding sequence ATGGCAAAGTTCTTCATCGACCGCCCCGTTTTCGCGTGGGTGATCGCGTTGTTCATCCTGATCGGCGGCGCGCTGTCGATCACCCTGCTGCCGGTGGCGCAATACCCGACCATCGCGCCGCCGTCGATCGTCATCGACGCCAACTACCCGGGCGCGACCGCCCAGATCCTCGACGACGCCGTCACCAGCGTGATCGAACAGGAAATGAACGGCGCCGACGGCCTGCAATATGTCGAGTCGGTCAGCGACGGCAACGGCGCGGTATCGATCACCGTCACCTTCCTGCCCGGCACCAACCCCGACCTGGCCTCTGTCGACGTGCAAAACCGCATCAAGCGGGTCGAATCTCGCCTGCCGCAGGCGGTCACGCAACAGGGCGTCAACGTCAACAAAGCGCGCAGCAACATCCTGATGTTCGTCGGCGCCTCGTCGACCGACGGCAAGATGGACACGGCCGCCATCGGCGACTACCTGGCGCGCAACGTCGTCAATGAAATCAAGCGCCTGCCTGGTGTCGGCCAGGCCCAGCTGTTCGGCACCGAGCGCGCCATGCGCATCTGGATCGATCCGGCCAAGCTGCTCGGCCTGCGCCTGACGATGGCCGAGGTCACCGCCGCCATCCGCGCCCAGAACGCGCAAGTCACCGCCGGCACCCTGGGCGACCTGCCGTCGCCCGAATCGCAGGCCTACGCCGCGCCCATCGTCGTGCAAGGCCAGATGACGTCGCCGGAGGAATTCGGCAAGATCGTCCTGCGCGCCAACACCAACGGTTCCTTCGTGCGGTTGAGCGACGTGGCCCGCATCGAGATGGCCGGCGCCAACTTCAGCCGCAGCGCCCGCCTCGACGGCAAACCGTTCGTCGCCGTCGCCGTGCAGCAATCGCTGACCGGCAACGCGCTGGCCACCGCCACGCTGGTGCGCGCCAAGATGGACGAGCTGTCCAAGTTCTTCCCGCCGGGCCTGAAGTACACCGTGCCGTACGACACCTCGACCTTCGTCAAGATCTCGATCGAGGAAGTGGTCAAAACCCTGTTCGAGGCGGTGCTGCTGGTGTTCATCGTCATGTACATCTTCCTGCAGAACCTGCGCTACACCCTGATCCCGACCATCGTCGTGCCGATCGCGCTGATGGGCACCTTCGCCGTGATGCAGCTGGCCGGCTTCTCGATCAACGTGCTCACCATGTTCGGCATGGTGCTGGCGATCGGCATCCTGGTCGATGACGCCATCGTCGTCGTCGAAAACGTCGAGCGCATCATGAGCGAGGAAGGCTTGTCGCCGCGCGACGCCACCCGCAAGGCGATGTCGCAGATCACCGGCGCCATCGTCGGCATCACCCTGGTGCTGATCGCCGTGTTCATCCCGATGGCCTTCTTCGGCGGCGCCGTCGGCGCGATCTACCGCCAGTTCTCGCTGGCGATGGTGTCGGCCATGGTGTTCTCGGCGCTGATGGCGCTGACGCTGACGCCGGCGCTGTGCGCCACTATTTTGAAACCGGTCGAGGCGGGGCACCACATCGAGAAGAAGGGTTTCTTCGGCTGGTTCAACCGCAAGTTCGCCGTCACCGCCACCGGCTACCAGGGCATGATCGCCAAGATGCTTACGCGCACCGGCCGCTTCATGATCGTGTTCCTGCTCATCTGCGGCGTGGTCGGCTGGCTGTACGCGCGCCTACCGTCGTCGTTCCTGCCGAACGAGGACCAGGGCTACATCATCGCCAACGTCCAGCTGCCGCCGGGCGCCTCGCGCAGCCGCACCGAGGCCGTGCTGGCCCAGGTCGAGGACTACCTGCACAAGCAGCCGGCCGTGGCCCGCACCATCGCGGTGGCCGGTTTCAGCTTCTCCGGCGCCGGCCAGAACGTCGGCCTGGTGTTCGTGCCGCTCAAGGACTGGAGCGAGCGCGGTCCGGACGACGCCGCAGACAAGGTCGCCGCGCGCGCGCTGCGCGCCCTGTCGGGCATCGCCGACGCCGTGGTCTTCCCGCTCAGCCCTCCGCCGATCCGCGAACTGGGCAACGCCACCGGCATCACCGCGCGCCTGCAGGACCGCGCCGGCGCCGGCCACGCCGGCCTGCTCGACGCCCGCAACCAGTTGCTGTCCCTGGCCGGCAAGAGCGAGATCCTCAAGGGCGTGCGCCCCGAGGGCCTGGAAGACGCGCCGCAACTGCAGATCGACGTCGACCGCGACAAGGCCAACGCGCTGGGCGTGGCGTTCGCCGACATCAACAGCCTGCTGTCGGTGGGCCTGGGGTCGAGCTATGTCAACGACTTCACCAGCAGCGGACGCCAGCAGCGCGTCATCGTGCAGGCCGATGCGCCGCAGCGCCTGCAACCGGAGGACCTGATGCGCCTGAACGTGCGCAGCGCCTCGGGCGGCATGGTGCCGATGTCCGCTTTTGCCAGCACGCGCTGGATCAACGGCCCGGTGCAGCTGGTGCGCTACAACGGCTATCCGGCCATCAAGCTGACCGGCGACGCCGCCCCGGGACGCAGCACCGGCGAGGCCATGGCCGAACTGGAACGCCTGGCCACGCAACTGCCGCCCGGCTTCAGCATCGAATGGACCGGCCAGTCGCTGGAGGAGAAAACCTCCGGTTCGCAGGCGCCGGCGCTGTTCGCGCTGTCGATGCTGGCCGCCTTCCTGGTGCTGGCCGCGCTGTATGAAAGCGAATCGATCCCGGTCGCGGTGCTGCTGGTGGTGCCGCTGGGGATCCTGGGCGCGCTGCTCGGCGCCCACATCCGCGACCTGCCCAACGACGTATACTTCAAGGTCGGCCTGATCGCGATTATCGGCCTGTCGGCCAAGAACGCGATCCTGATCATCGAATTCGCCAAGGACCTGCAGGCGCAGGGCATGGGCCTGATCGAGGCGACGCTGGAGGCGGTGCACCTGCGCTTCCGCCCCATCATCATGACCTCGCTCGCGTTCATCCTCGGCGTGCTGCCGCTGGTGATCGCCACCGGCGCCGGCTCGGCCAGCCAGCGCGCCATCGGCACCGGCGTCATGGGCGGCATGATCACGGCGACGGTGCTGGCAGTGTTCCTGGTGCCGGTATTCTTCGTGGTGATCCGCAGAATCTTCAAGGGCAGCGAACGCCAACGCAAGTTGGCCGCTCACGAAATGGACGACAAAAAGCATGAGACTTATGACTAA
- a CDS encoding efflux RND transporter periplasmic adaptor subunit: protein MRSVPRSTVFACAALTLAAAGLSACGKKDAAPAAPPPPKVAVVTVAPASITLTSELPGRTEASRIAEVRARTAGIVLKRVFKEGGDVKAGEVLFRIDPASFQASFDSAQAAVGRAEANLAQADLRVKRYTPLLAAQAVSQQEYDDAVTSQKQARADLATAKAARTNAGLTLGYATVTAPIAGRIGRALVTEGALVGQGEATPMATVQQLDPIYVTITQSSTELLKLRRALADGKLKSAGKDEARVSLVTEDGQTYPQTGKLLFADVSVDQTTGSVSMRAEFPNPNRTLLPGMYVRTRLEQGVNEAAITVPQQAVVRGTDGASVLIVGADNKVSAQPVKADAAQNGSWVISSGLKGGERVIVEGFQKAKPGATVTPEAWKGPVGAAPAVAPAAAPAAATK, encoded by the coding sequence ATGAGATCCGTCCCTCGTTCCACCGTATTCGCCTGCGCCGCCCTCACTCTCGCCGCTGCAGGGCTGAGCGCCTGCGGTAAGAAAGACGCCGCGCCCGCCGCCCCGCCGCCGCCGAAGGTGGCGGTTGTCACGGTCGCGCCGGCCAGCATCACGCTGACCAGCGAACTGCCCGGCCGCACCGAGGCCTCGCGCATCGCCGAGGTCCGCGCGCGCACCGCCGGCATCGTGCTGAAACGGGTGTTCAAGGAAGGCGGCGACGTCAAGGCCGGCGAGGTGCTGTTCCGCATCGATCCGGCCAGCTTCCAGGCCTCGTTCGACAGCGCCCAGGCCGCCGTCGGCCGCGCCGAGGCCAACCTGGCCCAGGCCGACCTGCGCGTCAAGCGCTACACGCCGCTGCTGGCCGCCCAGGCCGTCAGCCAGCAGGAATACGACGACGCCGTCACCTCGCAGAAGCAGGCCCGCGCCGACCTGGCCACCGCCAAAGCGGCGCGCACCAACGCCGGCCTGACCCTGGGTTACGCCACCGTCACCGCGCCGATCGCCGGCCGCATCGGCCGCGCGCTGGTGACCGAGGGCGCGCTGGTGGGCCAGGGAGAAGCCACGCCGATGGCCACGGTGCAGCAGCTCGATCCGATCTACGTCACCATCACGCAATCGTCGACCGAGCTGCTCAAGCTGCGCCGGGCGCTGGCCGACGGCAAACTGAAAAGCGCCGGCAAGGACGAAGCCCGCGTCTCGCTGGTAACCGAGGACGGCCAGACCTATCCGCAAACGGGCAAGCTGCTGTTCGCCGACGTCTCGGTCGACCAGACCACCGGCTCGGTGTCGATGCGCGCCGAGTTCCCGAATCCCAACCGCACCCTGCTGCCGGGCATGTACGTGCGCACCCGCCTGGAGCAAGGCGTCAACGAGGCCGCCATCACCGTACCGCAACAGGCCGTGGTGCGCGGCACCGATGGCGCCTCCGTGCTCATCGTCGGCGCCGACAACAAGGTCAGCGCCCAGCCGGTCAAGGCCGACGCCGCGCAGAACGGCAGCTGGGTCATCAGCTCCGGCCTCAAGGGCGGAGAACGCGTCATCGTCGAGGGTTTCCAGAAGGCCAAGCCCGGCGCCACCGTCACGCCGGAAGCCTGGAAGGGTCCGGTCGGCGCCGCCCCCGCAGTTGCCCCCGCAGCCGCTCCCGCCGCCGCCACCAAATAA